CACCCCCACCGAGCCCGCGATCGGGTTCGGCTACATCCACGTCGGGGCGCCCCTCGACATCGAGGGGGCGCCCAGCGCCCGCACGGTCGAGTCCTTCGTCGAGAAGCCCGACCTCGAGACGGCCGAACGCTACGTCTCCGGAGGCGACTACCTCTGGAACGGCGGCATGTTCATCTCGCGCGCCGACCGACTGCTCGAGCAGCTGGGCGAGACCCGGCCCGACCTGCTCGAGGGCATCGAGGAGCTCGCGGCCGCGTGGGACACCCCGAAGCGCGGCGCCGTCGTCGACAAGGTGTGGCCCGGACTCGAGAAGATCGCCATCGACTACACGGTCGCCGAACCGGCGGCCGCGGCGGGCCGGTTGGCCGTCGTGCCCGGAGACTTCGACTGGGACGACGTCGGCGACTTCGCGTCCATCGCGAAGCTGCACGCCGGTGGTCGGAAGAGCGACCTGGCCATCCTCGGCGAGAACGCCCGCGTGCTGGCCGACAGCTCGAGCGGCATCGTCGTCGGCAACAGCGGGCGGCTGATCTCGCTGATCGGCGTCAACGACATCATCGTGGTCGACACCCCCGACGCGCTGCTCGTCACGACGACGGCGAACGCGCAACGCGTCAAGAGCGTCGTGGACGCCCTCAAGCTCAGCGGGCGCAGCGACGTCCTCTGAGCCCCTCCGGGGTCGTGGACGTTTCGTGTTCGTTAAGTCGTGGTCGCGACTGTGTAACGCCTCGGCATCACTACCACCCGACGGTCGGCGGCGCTCGTCACAGTAGGTAACCTGTCAGCCATACCCACCCGGCGCGCCTCGTGCCGGGCTGCACCCTGGAGGACAACTTGACTACAACTGCGCGCAAGGCCGTGCTCAGCGGCCTCGCCCTGGCGAGCACCGCCGTCATCCTGGCCGGCTGTGCCTCGGCCCCCGAGAGCGGCTCTGGCTCGACCAGCGGCGCCTCGAGCGACTTCGTCCCGTGCATGGTCTCCGACGCCGGCGGCTTCGACGACAAGTCGTTCAACCAGCTCGGCTACGAGGGCCTGACCGAGGCCGCGAAGGCCATCGGGTCGACCCCCAAGACGGTCGAGTCGGCCGACGAGACCGTCTACGACGCGAACCTGTCGAACCTCGCCGACCAGGGCTGCAACCTGATCGTCACGGTCGGCTTCGCTCTCGCCGACGCCACCAAGTCGGCGGCCGAGGCGAACTCGAACATCAACTACGCCACGATCGACGACGCGTCGATCACGGCCGACAACGTGCAGCCGATCACCTTCAACACCTCCGAGGCCGCCTTCCTGGCGGGCTACGCGGCGGCCAGCTACTCGAAGACGGGTGTCGTGGGCACCTTCGGCGGCATGCAGTTCCCGACCGTCACGATCTTCATGGACGGCTTCGCCGACGGCGTGAAGTACTACAACGAGCAGAAGAGCAAGGACGTCAAGGTCGTCGGCTGGGACGTCGACTCGCAGACCGGCAGCTTCACGGGTGGCTTCGAGGCCGGCACCACGGCCAAGCAGAGCGCCCAGACGCTGATCGACCAGAACGCCGACGTCATCCTGCCGGTCGGTGGCCCGATCTACCAGAGCGCCGCCGAGGCGATCCGCGACTCCGGCAAGGACGTCGTCCTGGTCGGTGCCGACAGCGACACCTACGAGACCGACAGCGCCAACAAGGACCTCTTCCTGACCTCGGTGCTCAAGGGCATCAAGCAGGCGACCGACGCGGTCGTCACGCAGGCCAGCGAGGACAAGTTCTCGAGCACGCCCTACGTGGGCACGCTCGAGAACGACGGTGTCGGCATCGCGCCGTTCCACGACTACGCCGACAAGGTCGACTCCGGTCTGCAGGACGAGCTCGACACGATCAAGGCCGGCATCATCGACGGTTCGATCGAGGTCGAGTCGCCGTCGGCGCTCACCAGCTGACGAAAGCACCTCCCGTCATCGATTAGCATCGACTGACCCAGGGCCGGGAGCGACGGTCACCCCGTCGCTCCCGGCCCTGTCGACGCCCGTGGGCGGGCCGCCGACCCGGTGCCGTCCGACCCCACCCGAATGCCTAGACCCGAGGTAGCCACCTGAGATGAAGCTCGAACTGCGGGGCATCACCAAGCGATTCGGCGCGCTGACCGCCAACGACCACATCAGCCTGACCGTCGAGCCCGGCGAGATCCACTGCCTGCTCGGCGAGAACGGCGCCGGCAAGTCCACCCTGATGAACGTCCTCTACGGCCTGTACCAGGCCGACGAGGGCGAGATCCTGCTCGACGACGCCGTCCAGCACTTCTCGGGCCCCGGCGACGCCATGGGCGCCGGCATCGGCATGGTGCACCAGCACTTCATGCTCGTCCCCGTCTTCACCGTCGCCGAGAACGTCATGCTCGGCCACGAGGAGACCAAGTCCGGCGGCCGGCTCGACCTCGCCGCGGCGCGCGCCAAGGTGCGCGAGATCAGCAGCCGGTTCGGGTTCGACATCGACCCCGACGCCCTGGTCGAAGAGCTGCCCGTCGGCGTGCAGCAGCGCGTCGAGATCATCAAGGCCCTGTCCCGCGACGCGAAGGTGCTCGTGTTCGACGAGCCCACCGCCGTGTTGACGCCGCAAGAGACCGACGAGCTCATGGTCATCATGCGCCAGCTGCGCGACGCCGGCACCGCCATCGTCTTCATCACCCACAAGCTGCGCGAGGTGCGCGAGGTCGCCACCCGCATCACCGTCATCCGCCTGGGCAAGGTCGTCGGCGAGGCCGAGCCGACCGCCTCGAACGCCGAGCTCGCCTCGCTCATGGTCGGGCGCGCCGTCGAGCTCACCGTCCAGAAGGCCCCCGCCGATGCCGGTGAGCCCGCCCTGGTGGTCGAGAACCTTCGGGTCGTCGACCCGATCGGGCAGGTGGTCGTGGACGACGTCTCGTTCGAGGTCCGCCGAGGCGAGATCCTCGCCATCGCCGGCGTCCAGGGCAACGGCCAGACCGAGCTCACCGAGGCGATCCTCGGCCTGCAGCCCCGGGTCGAGGGCCGGGTCTCGCTCGACGGGCGCGACATCACGGGCCGCAGCGTGCGCCAGGTGCTCGACGC
This genomic interval from Frigoribacterium sp. Leaf415 contains the following:
- a CDS encoding mannose-1-phosphate guanylyltransferase; this encodes MTIQESLDRFYSIIPAGGIGSRLWPLSRADAPKFLHDLTGSGSTLLRGTWDRLAPLNGDQRIMVVTGRAHRAAVESQLPGLADHNVVLESEPKDSTAAIGLAAAVLRRREPDVIIGSFAADHVIADTRGFGRAVREAIVAADEGYIATIGITPTEPAIGFGYIHVGAPLDIEGAPSARTVESFVEKPDLETAERYVSGGDYLWNGGMFISRADRLLEQLGETRPDLLEGIEELAAAWDTPKRGAVVDKVWPGLEKIAIDYTVAEPAAAAGRLAVVPGDFDWDDVGDFASIAKLHAGGRKSDLAILGENARVLADSSSGIVVGNSGRLISLIGVNDIIVVDTPDALLVTTTANAQRVKSVVDALKLSGRSDVL
- a CDS encoding BMP family lipoprotein, giving the protein MTTTARKAVLSGLALASTAVILAGCASAPESGSGSTSGASSDFVPCMVSDAGGFDDKSFNQLGYEGLTEAAKAIGSTPKTVESADETVYDANLSNLADQGCNLIVTVGFALADATKSAAEANSNINYATIDDASITADNVQPITFNTSEAAFLAGYAAASYSKTGVVGTFGGMQFPTVTIFMDGFADGVKYYNEQKSKDVKVVGWDVDSQTGSFTGGFEAGTTAKQSAQTLIDQNADVILPVGGPIYQSAAEAIRDSGKDVVLVGADSDTYETDSANKDLFLTSVLKGIKQATDAVVTQASEDKFSSTPYVGTLENDGVGIAPFHDYADKVDSGLQDELDTIKAGIIDGSIEVESPSALTS
- a CDS encoding ABC transporter ATP-binding protein, translating into MKLELRGITKRFGALTANDHISLTVEPGEIHCLLGENGAGKSTLMNVLYGLYQADEGEILLDDAVQHFSGPGDAMGAGIGMVHQHFMLVPVFTVAENVMLGHEETKSGGRLDLAAARAKVREISSRFGFDIDPDALVEELPVGVQQRVEIIKALSRDAKVLVFDEPTAVLTPQETDELMVIMRQLRDAGTAIVFITHKLREVREVATRITVIRLGKVVGEAEPTASNAELASLMVGRAVELTVQKAPADAGEPALVVENLRVVDPIGQVVVDDVSFEVRRGEILAIAGVQGNGQTELTEAILGLQPRVEGRVSLDGRDITGRSVRQVLDAGVGFVPEDRNQDGLVGEFTVAENLMLDRSQSGPFVKRGSLKLAELAAFAAAKVKEFDIRTQGITTPAGRLSGGNQQKVVLARELSRDLRLFVAAQPTRGIDVGSIEFVHKRIVETRDQGVPVIVVSTELDEVAALADRIAVMYRGTIVGIVPADTPRDVLGLMMAGEMPQGTEQAA